A part of Nocardioides sp. WS12 genomic DNA contains:
- a CDS encoding WhiB family transcriptional regulator, with amino-acid sequence METKNGWPHTATTPASYSADERGDLNTKGVTIAFSHPTPRSPGIAWRCEGHEDPEIFDPCDDEALAAALEICDPCGVRTLCLALGTSRGEWGVWGGVLLEGGKQIETVRRRGRPKKAAVA; translated from the coding sequence GTGGAAACGAAGAACGGGTGGCCGCACACGGCCACCACCCCGGCGTCGTACTCCGCGGACGAGCGGGGCGACCTCAACACCAAGGGCGTCACCATCGCCTTCTCCCACCCGACCCCTCGGTCGCCGGGTATCGCGTGGCGGTGCGAGGGACACGAGGACCCGGAGATCTTCGATCCCTGCGACGACGAAGCCCTCGCTGCCGCACTCGAGATCTGCGACCCGTGCGGGGTCCGGACGCTCTGCCTCGCCCTCGGCACCAGCCGGGGCGAGTGGGGTGTCTGGGGTGGCGTCCTTCTCGAGGGCGGCAAGCAGATCGAGACCGTACGGCGCCGCGGTCGGCCGAAGAAGGCCGCCGTCGCCTGA
- a CDS encoding NmrA family transcriptional regulator has protein sequence MTTNLIIGGTGKTGRRVASLLQGRGLPVTSLSRPEFDWADPTTWSSVERPAASAYLTFAPDLTFPGAPEAVAEVAERMARSGVRRIVLLSGRGEAEAQRAEQLVADVATKHGATWGVVRCAFFMQNFDESLFAEPLAAGHLAFSAGAVREPFVDLDDVAEVAVAMMTDEAASNRVYELTGPRLMTFAEATAEIATATGREIGYEQITNEQLVADLIHVGLPAEEAGGLGELFAHILDGHNEHLADGVREALGRPARAFAEYARRAARSGAWPQAAAS, from the coding sequence GTGACAACGAACCTGATCATCGGCGGCACCGGCAAGACCGGTCGCCGCGTCGCGTCCCTCCTCCAGGGCCGGGGCCTCCCGGTCACCTCCCTCTCCCGTCCCGAGTTCGACTGGGCTGACCCGACCACCTGGTCGTCGGTCGAGCGGCCGGCCGCGTCGGCGTACCTCACCTTCGCCCCCGACCTGACCTTCCCCGGCGCCCCCGAAGCGGTGGCCGAGGTCGCCGAGCGGATGGCCCGCTCCGGCGTACGACGGATCGTGCTCCTGTCGGGCCGAGGTGAGGCCGAGGCGCAGCGGGCCGAGCAGCTCGTCGCCGACGTGGCAACGAAGCACGGCGCCACCTGGGGCGTCGTCCGGTGCGCCTTCTTCATGCAGAACTTCGACGAGAGCCTGTTTGCCGAACCGCTGGCGGCCGGGCACCTGGCCTTCTCCGCCGGCGCCGTCCGTGAGCCGTTCGTCGATCTCGACGATGTCGCCGAAGTCGCCGTCGCGATGATGACGGACGAGGCGGCCAGCAACCGGGTCTACGAGCTCACCGGCCCGCGGCTGATGACGTTCGCCGAAGCAACCGCCGAGATCGCGACTGCTACCGGGCGCGAGATCGGCTACGAGCAGATCACCAACGAACAGCTCGTCGCAGACCTGATCCACGTGGGTCTGCCCGCCGAGGAGGCCGGGGGACTGGGGGAACTGTTCGCCCACATCCTCGACGGACACAACGAGCACCTGGCCGACGGCGTCCGTGAGGCGCTCGGCCGACCGGCCCGCGCGTTCGCCGAGTACGCCCGACGGGCCGCACGCTCGGGCGCGTGGCCGCAGGCGGCCGCGTCATGA
- a CDS encoding methyltransferase domain-containing protein → MGLRDKFSAGLARQLGHPSGPAGKLVARMLNKGNRNDVHGAVDAADPQPGQSVADFGFGGGVGIRRLLERVGSTGHVHGVEIADTMLDVARRRFAGEVEDGRLQLHRGDLTALPLDAASLDAAITTNTIYFIEDLPGAFAEVARVIRPGGRFVVGIGDPEEMRKYPFTAHGFRLRPVDEVAALLRAAGFAEPRRRRTGDSAGAFHLLVAEREGRDQ, encoded by the coding sequence ATGGGACTTCGTGACAAGTTCAGCGCCGGACTTGCTCGTCAGCTCGGACATCCGTCAGGGCCTGCCGGCAAACTCGTCGCTCGCATGCTCAACAAGGGCAACCGCAACGACGTTCATGGGGCCGTCGATGCCGCGGATCCGCAGCCGGGTCAGTCGGTGGCGGACTTCGGATTCGGCGGTGGTGTCGGCATCCGTCGCCTCCTGGAGCGGGTGGGTTCCACGGGCCACGTCCACGGCGTGGAGATCGCGGACACGATGCTCGACGTGGCGCGGCGGCGCTTCGCTGGCGAGGTCGAGGACGGCCGACTCCAACTGCACCGCGGCGACCTGACGGCACTGCCGCTCGACGCCGCCTCGCTCGACGCCGCGATCACCACGAACACCATCTACTTCATCGAGGACCTCCCCGGCGCCTTCGCCGAGGTCGCGCGCGTGATCCGTCCCGGCGGTCGCTTCGTGGTCGGCATCGGCGACCCGGAGGAGATGCGCAAGTACCCGTTCACCGCGCACGGGTTCCGCCTCCGACCTGTCGACGAGGTCGCGGCGCTCCTGCGGGCAGCCGGTTTCGCAGAGCCAAGGCGTCGTCGCACGGGTGACTCGGCCGGGGCCTTCCATCTCCTCGTCGCCGAGCGCGAAGGTCGGGATCAGTAG
- a CDS encoding DUF1801 domain-containing protein, producing MSADWRTETVTTLRALIVKAEPDVAEEAKWKKASNPDGVPTFSADGLICTVETYKDKVKVTFAKGASLEDPSGMFNASLDAGTRRALDIFEADTFDQDAFVELIAAAVVLNRG from the coding sequence ATGAGCGCTGACTGGCGGACCGAGACGGTCACCACCCTGCGAGCCCTGATCGTGAAGGCCGAACCCGACGTGGCCGAAGAGGCCAAGTGGAAGAAGGCGTCCAACCCGGACGGCGTCCCGACCTTCTCGGCCGACGGCCTGATCTGCACCGTCGAGACCTACAAGGACAAGGTGAAGGTCACCTTCGCCAAGGGCGCGTCCCTCGAGGACCCGTCCGGCATGTTCAACGCGAGCCTGGACGCCGGCACGCGGCGTGCGCTCGACATCTTCGAGGCCGACACGTTCGATCAGGACGCGTTCGTGGAGCTGATCGCCGCGGCCGTCGTACTCAACCGCGGCTGA
- a CDS encoding aspartate ammonia-lyase translates to MTRTEHDSLGPHEVPTDVYWGVHTARALTNFPISGTPVGVHRELVAALGAVKLAAARANHELGLLDDRRFEAIAAAADDVRTGKLDDQFVVDVIQGGAGTSTNMNANEVIANRALEILGLPRGRYDEIHPLDHVNRCQSTNDVYPTAVRLALLTVIDRLAVSTADLAAAFAAKAAEFRTVPKMGRTQLQDAVPMTVGQELGAYAVTLLEELSRLQDSSELLCEINLGATAIGTGITAHPEYRKRAVAHLAEITGQPVISAGNLVEATSDTGAFVQVSGVLKRVVVKASKICNDLRLLSSGPQAGFGELQLPARQAGSSIMPGKVNPVVPEMVNQVAYWVIGNDLTVTMAAESGQLQLNAFEPVICHSLLQGFTWTAAAFDSLRELCVDGITVDAAKLAAVVAGNAGLVTALTPLLGYARSAEIAKAALSGAGDVRELALAGGGVEADVLDALLHPETLANLEPGALQA, encoded by the coding sequence ATGACCCGCACCGAGCACGACTCCCTTGGCCCGCACGAGGTACCGACCGACGTGTACTGGGGCGTCCACACCGCCCGTGCGCTGACGAACTTCCCGATCAGCGGCACACCGGTCGGTGTCCACCGCGAGCTCGTCGCGGCCCTCGGTGCCGTCAAGCTCGCCGCCGCGCGGGCGAACCACGAGCTCGGTCTCCTCGATGACCGCCGCTTCGAAGCGATCGCCGCGGCAGCGGACGACGTACGCACGGGGAAGCTGGACGACCAGTTCGTCGTCGACGTCATCCAGGGTGGCGCCGGGACCTCGACCAACATGAACGCCAACGAGGTCATCGCCAACCGGGCCCTGGAGATCCTCGGCCTGCCGCGAGGCCGGTACGACGAGATCCACCCGCTCGATCACGTGAACCGCTGCCAGTCGACCAACGACGTCTACCCGACGGCGGTGCGCCTCGCGCTGTTGACCGTCATCGACCGGTTGGCCGTGTCCACGGCCGACCTGGCCGCGGCCTTCGCGGCCAAGGCAGCGGAGTTCCGGACGGTGCCCAAGATGGGGCGGACCCAGCTCCAGGACGCCGTACCGATGACGGTCGGGCAGGAGCTGGGCGCGTACGCGGTCACCCTGCTCGAGGAGTTGTCGCGACTGCAGGACTCCAGCGAGCTGTTGTGCGAGATCAACCTCGGCGCCACGGCGATCGGCACCGGCATCACCGCGCACCCGGAGTACAGGAAGCGCGCCGTCGCGCACCTGGCCGAGATCACCGGGCAGCCGGTGATCAGCGCCGGCAACCTCGTCGAGGCCACCAGCGACACCGGCGCCTTCGTCCAGGTGTCCGGCGTGCTGAAGCGGGTCGTCGTCAAGGCATCCAAGATCTGCAACGACCTGCGACTGCTGTCCTCCGGACCGCAAGCCGGGTTCGGTGAACTCCAGCTCCCCGCTCGTCAGGCGGGTTCGAGCATCATGCCCGGCAAGGTCAATCCGGTCGTCCCGGAAATGGTCAACCAGGTCGCCTACTGGGTGATCGGCAACGACCTGACCGTCACCATGGCCGCCGAGAGCGGCCAATTGCAGCTCAACGCCTTCGAACCGGTCATCTGCCACAGCCTGCTCCAGGGGTTCACCTGGACTGCCGCCGCGTTCGACTCGCTGCGCGAGCTGTGTGTCGACGGCATCACCGTCGATGCGGCCAAGCTCGCCGCCGTCGTTGCCGGGAACGCCGGCCTGGTCACCGCCCTGACGCCCCTGCTGGGCTACGCGCGGTCGGCCGAGATCGCCAAGGCTGCGCTGAGCGGAGCCGGCGACGTACGGGAACTCGCCCTCGCTGGCGGCGGCGTGGAGGCCGACGTCCTCGACGCCCTGCTGCACCCGGAGACCCTCGCGAACCTGGAGCCGGGAGCGCTCCAGGCCTGA
- a CDS encoding cytosine permease: MNDQTVVEKHTIGYVPPEDRHGKVRDLFTLWFGTNIAPLPVVTGAAGVTVFGLDLLWCIVAIVVGHLVGGVFMALHSAQGPQMGIPQMIQSRGQFGSYGALIVVVIAAVMYLAFFASNIVLAGQSLHGIAEPVPVSTGIVIGALGSGLICVIGYRFIHALNKIATWVLGIGIVLGTVAIFASGVPATFWSQGSYTTAGFLATVSLAALWQIAFAPYVSDYSRYLPADVGVRATFNATYLGCTLGSILPFVFGAIVALAMTSGSDVMTGVRDTTGLLGPLLLVLFLLSVISHNALNLYGTVLAVITCVQTFVAQWIPTARSRVVLSVAVIIASTYFAIGVSGDFISHFVDIVLALLVVLVPWTAINLIDFYLIHRGKYDLASIFAADGGIYGRFNGKALIAYAIGILVQIPFMNTPLYAGPVAGELNGADLSWIIGLVVTGPVYYALARGRKLAASEVAAPVSV; the protein is encoded by the coding sequence ATGAATGATCAGACCGTCGTCGAAAAACACACCATCGGTTACGTACCGCCCGAGGACCGCCACGGGAAGGTGCGTGACCTCTTCACGCTGTGGTTCGGGACGAACATCGCTCCCCTGCCCGTCGTCACCGGCGCCGCCGGTGTCACCGTCTTCGGACTCGACCTGCTGTGGTGCATCGTCGCCATCGTGGTCGGCCACCTGGTGGGCGGTGTCTTCATGGCGCTGCACTCCGCACAGGGCCCGCAGATGGGCATCCCGCAGATGATCCAGAGCCGCGGCCAGTTCGGCTCGTACGGCGCCCTCATCGTGGTGGTGATCGCCGCCGTGATGTACCTGGCGTTCTTCGCCTCGAACATCGTGCTCGCCGGGCAGTCACTGCACGGCATTGCCGAGCCCGTGCCCGTCTCGACAGGCATCGTCATCGGCGCCCTCGGATCGGGCCTGATCTGCGTGATCGGTTACCGCTTCATCCACGCGCTCAACAAGATCGCCACGTGGGTCCTCGGCATCGGCATCGTGCTCGGCACGGTCGCGATCTTCGCCTCGGGCGTCCCGGCCACCTTCTGGAGCCAGGGCAGCTACACCACGGCCGGTTTCCTGGCGACGGTGTCGCTGGCTGCGCTGTGGCAGATCGCCTTCGCGCCGTACGTCTCGGACTACTCGCGGTACCTGCCTGCTGACGTGGGCGTGCGCGCCACCTTCAACGCGACCTACCTCGGCTGCACCCTCGGCTCGATCCTGCCGTTCGTCTTCGGTGCGATCGTTGCTCTCGCGATGACGTCGGGCTCCGACGTGATGACCGGGGTCCGCGACACCACCGGACTGCTCGGCCCGCTGCTGCTGGTGCTGTTCCTGCTGTCGGTGATCAGCCACAACGCCCTCAACCTCTACGGCACCGTCCTCGCGGTCATCACCTGCGTCCAGACGTTCGTCGCCCAGTGGATCCCGACGGCCCGCTCCCGCGTGGTGCTCTCGGTGGCCGTGATCATCGCGTCGACGTACTTCGCCATCGGTGTCTCAGGCGACTTCATCTCGCACTTCGTCGACATCGTGCTCGCCCTGCTCGTCGTGCTGGTTCCGTGGACCGCGATCAACCTGATCGACTTCTACCTGATCCACCGCGGCAAGTACGACCTCGCCTCGATCTTCGCCGCCGACGGCGGGATCTACGGCCGGTTCAACGGCAAGGCGCTGATCGCCTACGCGATCGGCATCCTGGTCCAGATCCCGTTCATGAACACCCCGCTGTACGCCGGCCCGGTGGCCGGTGAGCTGAACGGCGCCGACCTCAGCTGGATCATCGGCCTGGTCGTCACCGGCCCGGTGTACTACGCCCTGGCCCGCGGCCGGAAGCTCGCCGCGAGCGAGGTGGCAGCACCGGTCTCTGTCTGA
- a CDS encoding antibiotic biosynthesis monooxygenase: MFARSSTFHGRPDNIDAGIRFVQDEVSPLLDAIEGCRGLSLLVDRDTGYCIATSSWDSEEAMAASDDALRSIRDRGKDILGASLQVDSWEITVMHRNHHGECCRVSWIEGDLDAMAETFRVAIMPRLEEIDGFCSASMLIDRLAGLGCVTTAWESSAAMDASRTAADDLRTRAASDSNGMVVEVHEFDLAYAHLHVPEMA, translated from the coding sequence GTGTTCGCACGCTCCAGCACCTTCCACGGCAGGCCCGACAACATCGATGCGGGCATCAGGTTCGTCCAGGACGAAGTATCTCCCCTGCTCGACGCGATCGAGGGCTGTCGCGGCCTCTCGCTCCTCGTCGACCGCGACACCGGGTACTGCATCGCCACCAGTTCGTGGGACTCCGAGGAAGCGATGGCCGCCAGCGACGACGCCTTGCGCTCGATCCGCGACCGCGGCAAGGACATTCTCGGTGCGTCCCTGCAGGTCGACTCGTGGGAGATCACGGTCATGCACCGCAACCACCACGGCGAGTGCTGCCGGGTGAGCTGGATCGAGGGCGACCTCGACGCCATGGCCGAGACGTTCCGGGTCGCGATCATGCCCCGGCTCGAGGAGATCGACGGGTTCTGCAGCGCCAGCATGCTGATCGACCGGTTGGCCGGGCTTGGCTGCGTGACCACGGCGTGGGAGTCCAGCGCAGCGATGGATGCCAGCCGCACAGCAGCCGACGACCTCCGCACCCGGGCAGCGAGCGACTCCAACGGCATGGTGGTCGAGGTTCACGAGTTCGACCTCGCCTACGCACACCTGCACGTCCCCGAGATGGCCTGA
- a CDS encoding alpha-hydroxy-acid oxidizing protein, producing the protein MPNFSDFNMGIYLAGLSGQKPPYPVTFAELEAQAKELLDPVLYDYVAGGAGDEGTQRGNITAFERWGIIPRMLSGAAERDLSVELFGRTYPTPLLMAPIGVVGIMHESQHGDLEVAKAAAATGVPMIASTLTQDPMEDVAAELGETPGFYQLYTPNDRELTESFVRRAEAAGYAGIVVTLDTWTLGWRPRDLQHAAMPQLQGLCLANYFSDPVFRSRLEKSPEEDPAAATFAWALTFGNPALSWDDLAWLRGLTDLPVLLKGICHPDDVRRARDGGVDGIYCSNHGGRQAASAPALDFLPAVVTAAEGMPVIFDSGVRTGVDVVKALALGATAVAVGRPYGWGITVGGAAGAEHVLRCLLAEADLTMGLNGYRSIADLKADVLVRVP; encoded by the coding sequence ATGCCGAACTTCTCCGACTTCAACATGGGCATCTACCTCGCCGGGCTGAGTGGCCAGAAGCCGCCGTACCCGGTGACGTTCGCCGAGCTCGAGGCGCAGGCGAAGGAGCTGCTCGATCCGGTCCTCTACGACTACGTCGCCGGCGGTGCCGGTGACGAGGGCACGCAGCGGGGCAACATCACGGCGTTCGAACGGTGGGGCATCATCCCGCGGATGCTGTCCGGCGCTGCCGAGCGGGACCTGTCGGTCGAGCTGTTCGGACGGACCTACCCGACTCCCCTGCTGATGGCGCCGATCGGCGTCGTCGGGATCATGCACGAGAGCCAGCACGGCGACCTCGAGGTGGCGAAGGCTGCGGCCGCGACCGGCGTACCGATGATCGCCTCGACCCTCACGCAGGATCCGATGGAGGACGTCGCCGCCGAGCTCGGTGAGACGCCCGGTTTCTACCAGCTCTACACGCCCAACGACCGCGAGCTCACCGAGAGTTTTGTACGACGGGCAGAGGCGGCCGGCTACGCGGGGATCGTGGTCACCCTCGACACGTGGACCCTGGGTTGGCGGCCGCGGGACCTGCAGCACGCGGCGATGCCGCAACTGCAGGGGCTCTGCCTGGCCAACTACTTCTCCGACCCCGTCTTCCGCAGTCGCCTGGAGAAGTCGCCCGAGGAGGACCCGGCGGCCGCAACCTTCGCGTGGGCGCTGACCTTCGGCAACCCGGCCCTGTCGTGGGACGACCTGGCCTGGCTGCGCGGACTCACCGACCTGCCGGTGTTGCTGAAGGGCATCTGCCACCCCGACGACGTACGGCGTGCGCGGGATGGCGGTGTCGACGGCATCTACTGCTCGAACCACGGCGGTCGCCAGGCCGCCAGCGCGCCTGCGCTCGACTTCCTGCCAGCCGTCGTCACAGCGGCTGAGGGGATGCCGGTCATCTTCGACTCGGGTGTGCGCACCGGAGTCGACGTGGTCAAGGCACTCGCCCTCGGGGCCACCGCGGTTGCCGTCGGTCGTCCCTACGGTTGGGGCATCACGGTCGGCGGCGCCGCGGGCGCCGAGCACGTGCTCAGGTGCCTGCTAGCCGAAGCCGACCTGACGATGGGCCTCAACGGGTACCGGTCGATCGCCGACCTCAAGGCCGACGTGCTCGTGCGGGTGCCGTGA
- a CDS encoding LysR family transcriptional regulator — translation MAEVGFTLTQLRYFAAAAELGSMTAASRQLMVSQSAISTAVAQLEKELGVQLLLRHHARGLTLTAAGEEFTRELRSYLVHTNELAEVARSAGQALVGDLAIGCFTTLGPFELPRLLAACADEHPGIHVSVVEDEHAALKQALRSGACELALMYGYDLDEDIDHVRVGVAAPYVLVAKGHRLARRKKVALKDLAEEPMVLLDLPHSGQYLERLVESAGFHPQIRHRTAGFETVRAMVANGQGWSVLNQRPASNITYDGAEVVTLEISDPLEPLEVVLTSMKGVRLTARAQAFVRSSSRAARQRAGR, via the coding sequence ATGGCGGAGGTCGGCTTCACCCTGACACAGTTGCGGTACTTCGCCGCGGCCGCAGAACTGGGCAGCATGACGGCCGCGTCGCGGCAGCTCATGGTGTCCCAGTCGGCAATCTCCACCGCGGTTGCGCAGCTGGAGAAGGAGCTCGGCGTCCAGCTCTTGCTGCGCCACCACGCCCGCGGACTCACCCTGACCGCGGCTGGCGAGGAGTTCACTCGCGAGCTGCGCAGCTACCTCGTGCACACCAACGAGCTGGCCGAGGTCGCCCGTTCGGCCGGCCAGGCGCTCGTCGGCGATCTCGCCATCGGTTGCTTCACGACGCTGGGGCCCTTCGAGCTGCCCCGGCTCCTCGCCGCCTGCGCCGACGAGCACCCGGGCATCCACGTCTCGGTCGTCGAGGACGAGCACGCTGCGCTGAAGCAGGCACTCCGCTCGGGCGCCTGTGAGCTGGCCCTGATGTACGGGTACGACCTCGACGAGGACATCGACCACGTCCGGGTCGGCGTCGCGGCGCCGTACGTCCTGGTGGCCAAGGGGCATCGTCTCGCGCGCCGCAAGAAGGTTGCGCTCAAGGACCTGGCCGAGGAACCGATGGTCCTGCTGGACCTCCCGCACAGTGGTCAGTACCTCGAGCGGCTGGTCGAATCGGCCGGCTTCCACCCCCAGATCCGGCACCGTACGGCGGGCTTCGAGACGGTCCGCGCGATGGTGGCCAACGGGCAGGGCTGGTCGGTGCTCAACCAGCGCCCAGCCAGCAACATCACCTACGACGGAGCCGAGGTGGTCACCCTCGAGATCTCCGACCCGCTCGAACCGCTGGAGGTCGTCCTCACGTCGATGAAGGGCGTGCGGCTGACCGCTCGCGCCCAGGCGTTCGTGCGGTCGTCCTCCCGGGCGGCGCGCCAACGGGCAGGTCGCTGA
- a CDS encoding acyl-CoA dehydrogenase family protein, which produces MDLTLTDDQQSLRDLARDWVDREVVPNAAAWDREELVDRAIVGKLAEVGFLGMGINEEYGGSGGDFLSYVLMMEELGRGDTSIRGIVSVSLGLVSKSIQAWGTEEQKRQWLPDLCSGAGLACFGLTEPGTGSDAGSLVSRAVRDGDDWLITGNKLFITNGTWATVALVFARTGGPGGKGITAFLVPTDSPGFERREIKGKLGLRGQATAELILTDVRVPDSHRLGEEGSGFKIAMTALDKGRISVAAGCVGLARGCLEASVAYAGERTQFGKPIASYQLVQEMLSDMAVDTEAARLMVWRAADLAERGEPFGTAASMAKLFASEASVRAANQAVQVFGGYGYVDEFPVGKALRDARVTTLYEGTSQIQKLLIGRALTGINAF; this is translated from the coding sequence ATGGACCTGACGTTGACCGACGACCAGCAATCGCTGCGTGACCTCGCCCGCGACTGGGTGGACCGCGAGGTGGTGCCGAACGCGGCCGCCTGGGACCGCGAGGAACTGGTCGACCGGGCGATCGTCGGGAAACTGGCCGAGGTCGGGTTCCTCGGGATGGGCATCAACGAGGAGTACGGCGGCTCCGGCGGCGACTTCCTGTCCTACGTCCTGATGATGGAGGAGCTCGGCCGCGGCGACACCTCCATCCGCGGGATCGTCAGCGTCTCGCTGGGCCTGGTCAGCAAGAGCATCCAGGCGTGGGGCACCGAGGAGCAGAAGCGGCAGTGGCTGCCCGATCTGTGCAGCGGTGCGGGCCTCGCCTGCTTCGGCCTCACCGAACCCGGCACCGGATCAGACGCTGGATCGCTCGTCTCCCGCGCCGTGCGCGACGGCGACGACTGGCTGATCACCGGCAACAAGCTGTTCATCACCAACGGCACCTGGGCCACGGTCGCGCTGGTCTTCGCGCGCACCGGCGGGCCGGGCGGGAAGGGCATCACGGCGTTCCTCGTACCCACCGACTCCCCCGGGTTCGAGCGCCGGGAGATCAAGGGCAAGCTCGGCCTGCGTGGCCAGGCCACCGCCGAACTGATCCTCACCGACGTGCGCGTGCCGGACTCGCATCGCCTGGGCGAGGAAGGCTCCGGCTTCAAGATCGCGATGACCGCCCTCGACAAGGGCCGCATCTCGGTCGCCGCCGGTTGTGTCGGTCTCGCCCGTGGCTGCCTCGAGGCGAGCGTCGCATACGCCGGCGAGCGCACCCAGTTCGGCAAGCCCATCGCGTCGTACCAACTGGTCCAGGAGATGCTCTCCGACATGGCCGTCGACACCGAGGCCGCGCGCCTGATGGTGTGGCGGGCGGCCGACCTGGCCGAGCGCGGCGAGCCGTTCGGGACGGCCGCGTCGATGGCCAAGCTGTTCGCGTCCGAGGCCTCGGTACGGGCCGCCAACCAGGCGGTCCAGGTCTTCGGCGGCTACGGGTACGTCGACGAGTTCCCCGTCGGCAAGGCCCTGCGCGACGCGCGGGTCACCACGCTCTACGAAGGCACGTCGCAGATCCAGAAGCTGCTGATCGGTCGGGCACTCACCGGCATCAACGCCTTCTGA
- a CDS encoding AraC family transcriptional regulator gives MDGLEHLLSGPRARQAFLLRMVMEPPWAVRIEDDPALTLMAVARGSAWITGELGEPLELQAGDVAVIRGGPVYTVADHPATAPKVTILKGNICVDPDGELLAQRMALGVRTWGNSHDGSTVMLVGTWEAETEAGRPLLAALPPVVVRRREEDDSPLVDLLSAEMLREDLGQEVVLDRLLDLVLVTVVRSWLASEEQVTRGLAHADPTVGEALRLMHHHPEHAWTIASLAREVGVSRAALARRFGELVGEPPMTYLTHWRLSLAADLLVATDDAIDRVARQVGYGSGFALSAAFKRVRGVSPQQHRRRARSGG, from the coding sequence ATGGACGGACTCGAACACCTCCTCTCCGGTCCCCGGGCGCGCCAGGCGTTCCTGCTGCGGATGGTCATGGAGCCGCCGTGGGCGGTCCGGATCGAGGACGACCCGGCGCTGACGCTGATGGCCGTCGCCCGCGGCTCCGCGTGGATCACGGGCGAACTCGGTGAGCCTCTGGAGTTGCAGGCGGGTGACGTGGCCGTGATCCGCGGCGGCCCGGTCTACACCGTGGCCGACCACCCGGCGACGGCCCCGAAGGTGACCATCCTCAAGGGCAACATCTGCGTCGACCCGGACGGCGAACTGCTGGCGCAGCGGATGGCGCTGGGCGTGCGCACGTGGGGCAACAGCCACGACGGTTCGACGGTGATGCTCGTCGGCACGTGGGAGGCCGAGACCGAGGCCGGGCGTCCCCTTCTCGCAGCGCTGCCACCGGTCGTCGTACGACGTCGGGAGGAGGACGACTCACCCCTGGTCGACCTGCTCTCCGCCGAGATGCTGCGTGAGGACCTCGGCCAGGAAGTCGTCCTCGACCGGTTGCTGGACCTGGTGCTGGTCACGGTGGTGCGCTCCTGGCTGGCGAGCGAGGAACAGGTCACCCGCGGCCTCGCCCACGCCGACCCGACCGTCGGCGAAGCCCTGCGCCTGATGCACCACCACCCCGAACACGCCTGGACGATCGCGTCCCTGGCACGCGAGGTCGGCGTCTCGCGCGCGGCGCTGGCCCGACGGTTCGGCGAGCTCGTCGGCGAACCTCCGATGACCTACCTGACCCACTGGCGCCTCTCTCTCGCCGCCGACCTCCTGGTCGCCACCGACGACGCGATCGACCGGGTGGCACGCCAGGTCGGGTACGGCAGCGGGTTCGCGCTGAGTGCGGCGTTCAAGCGGGTGCGCGGGGTGAGTCCGCAGCAACACCGCAGGAGGGCGCGGTCCGGTGGTTGA